In Oryza glaberrima chromosome 8, OglaRS2, whole genome shotgun sequence, the following are encoded in one genomic region:
- the LOC127781619 gene encoding naringenin,2-oxoglutarate 3-dioxygenase-like isoform X2, giving the protein MSDKCGNCDCADKGQCVKKGTSYGVVIVEAEKSHLKEVAAGEVMGGLSMDQAFVQAPEHRAKPSVAEADGIPVIDLSPLFAADGVDVDALAAEVGRASQDWGFFVVVRHGVPEEVVARAAEAQRAFFALPPARRAAVARSEAAQMGYYASDHTQNVRDWKEAFDLVPTRHPPPPPPAVVLDNKWPDDLPGFREAMEEYGEAVEELAFKLLELIARSLGLRPDRLHGFFEDHQTTFIRLNH; this is encoded by the exons ATGTCGGACAAGTGCGGCAACTGCGACTGCGCTGACAAGGGCCAGTGCGT GAAGAAAGGTACCAGCTATGGCGTCGTCATAGTTGAAGCCGAGAAGAG CCACTTgaaggaggtcgccgccggcgaggtcatgGGTGGCCTCTCCATGGACCAGGCCTTCGTGCAGGCCCCCGAGCACCGCGCCAAGCCGTCCGTCGCCGAGGCCGACGGCATCCCGGTCATcgacctctcccctctcttcgcCGCCGATGGGGTGGACGTGGACGCGCTCGCGGCCGAGGTCGGGAGGGCGAGCCAGGACTGGGGCTTCTTCGTGGTGGTGCGCCACGGCGtgccggaggaggtggtggcgagggcggcggaggcgcagaGGGCATTCTTCGCGCTTCcgccggcgcggagggcggcCGTGGCGCGGAGCGAGGCGGCGCAGATGGGGTACTACGCGTCCGACCACACGCAGAACGTCAGGGACTGGAAGGAGGCGTTCGACCTCGTCCCAAcacgccacccgccgccgccgccgcccgccgtggtGCTCGACAACAAGTGGCCCGACGACCTGCCGGGATTCAG AGAAGCAATGGAGGAGTACGGCGAAGCGGTGGAGGAGCTGGCGTTCAAGCTGCTGGAGCTGATCGCGAGGAGCCTCGGCCTGAGACCCGACCGCCTCCATGGCTTCTTCGAGGACCACCAGACCACCTTCATCCGCCTCAACCACTAA
- the LOC127781619 gene encoding putative inactive flavonol synthase 2 isoform X1 codes for MSDKCGNCDCADKGQCVKKGTSYGVVIVEAEKSHLKEVAAGEVMGGLSMDQAFVQAPEHRAKPSVAEADGIPVIDLSPLFAADGVDVDALAAEVGRASQDWGFFVVVRHGVPEEVVARAAEAQRAFFALPPARRAAVARSEAAQMGYYASDHTQNVRDWKEAFDLVPTRHPPPPPPAVVLDNKWPDDLPGFRSFGSLTSSSSSRRLVPHQILEQRSNGGVRRSGGGAGVQAAGADREEPRPETRPPPWLLRGPPDHLHPPQPLTSLPEPRPRPRPRPPQGRRRAHRPLPGRRRRPRRPPPMRRRVGARQAYPSVLHH; via the exons ATGTCGGACAAGTGCGGCAACTGCGACTGCGCTGACAAGGGCCAGTGCGT GAAGAAAGGTACCAGCTATGGCGTCGTCATAGTTGAAGCCGAGAAGAG CCACTTgaaggaggtcgccgccggcgaggtcatgGGTGGCCTCTCCATGGACCAGGCCTTCGTGCAGGCCCCCGAGCACCGCGCCAAGCCGTCCGTCGCCGAGGCCGACGGCATCCCGGTCATcgacctctcccctctcttcgcCGCCGATGGGGTGGACGTGGACGCGCTCGCGGCCGAGGTCGGGAGGGCGAGCCAGGACTGGGGCTTCTTCGTGGTGGTGCGCCACGGCGtgccggaggaggtggtggcgagggcggcggaggcgcagaGGGCATTCTTCGCGCTTCcgccggcgcggagggcggcCGTGGCGCGGAGCGAGGCGGCGCAGATGGGGTACTACGCGTCCGACCACACGCAGAACGTCAGGGACTGGAAGGAGGCGTTCGACCTCGTCCCAAcacgccacccgccgccgccgccgcccgccgtggtGCTCGACAACAAGTGGCCCGACGACCTGCCGGGATTCAGGTCGTTCGGTTCACTGACATCGTCTTCTTCGTCGCGTCGTCTAGTTCCTCACCAAATTCTTGAGCAGAGAAGCAATGGAGGAGTACGGCGAAGCGGTGGAGGAGCTGGCGTTCAAGCTGCTGGAGCTGATCGCGAGGAGCCTCGGCCTGAGACCCGACCGCCTCCATGGCTTCTTCGAGGACCACCAGACCACCTTCATCCGCCTCAACCACTAACCTCCCTGCCCGAGCCCCGACctcgccctcggcctcggccaCCACAAGGACGCCGGCGCGCTCACCGTCCTCTACCAGGACGCCGTCGGCGGCCTCGACGTCCGCCGCCGATGCGACGGCGAGTGGGCGCGCGTCAGGCCTATCCCTCAGTCCTTCATCATTAA
- the LOC127783162 gene encoding 60S acidic ribosomal protein P2A-like: protein MRFVSAYLMAYIGGNESPSKDDVRAILGSVGADVDEAKLDLLFEEIAGKDIPELIAAGRERLALAAPCGGVAAAAAGGQAVAAGGAAAAAEEEAEEEEKKEEDDDDGLFNLFD from the coding sequence ATGAGGTTCGTGTCGGCGTACCTGATGGCCTACATCGGCGGCAACGAGAGCCCGAGCAAGGACGACGTGCGCGCCATCCTCGGCTccgtcggcgccgacgtcgacgaggcCAAGCTCGACCTCCTCTTCGAGGAGATCGCCGGCAAGGACATCCCCGAGCTCATCGCCGCCGGGAGGGAGAGGCTCGCGCTCGCGGCGCCCTGCGGAGGCGTCGCCGCTGCTGCGGCGGGTGGTCAGGCCGTCGCtgctggcggcgccgccgccgccgcggaggaggaggctgaggaggaggagaagaaggaggaggacgacgacgacggcttgTTTAACCTCTTCGACTAA